CAAAGGAAAGAAGAGGGGACTATCTTGGAAAAACGGTTCAGGTAATTCCGCACATTACAAACGAGATAAAAGATAGAATCAAAGCGCTTGGAAAAGACTCTGATATTACAATTATCGAAATTGGCGGAACTGTCGGGGATATCGAGAGCTTACCTTTTTTAGAAGCAATTCGACAATTTAAAAAAGACGTTGGAAAGGAAAATGTGCTTTACATTCACGTTTCACTTCTTCCATATATTAGAAGTGCAGGCGAATTAAAGACAAAACCAACACAGCACTCAGTAAAAGAATTGAAAGGAATTGGAATTCAGCCAGATATATTGGTTTGTAGATCAGAAATTCCGATAAGTGAAAAAATAAAGGACAAACTTGCACTCTTTTGCGATGTTGAAAAAGAAGCAGTAATTGAGTGTAAAGATGCAAGAACAATTTACGAAGTTCCCCTAAATCTTGAAAAAGAAGGACTTGGTAAATTAGTTACCGAAAAACTTAATTTAAGAGATTCCACTCCTGATTTAACCGAATGGAGGGCTATTGTTGACAGAATCATAAACCCCATGAATGAAATCACAATTGGAATCGTTGGAAAATACGTTGAATTAAAAGATTCTTACATGAGTATCATGGAAGCTTTGGGCCATGCTGGTGCTAAAAACGATACAAAAGTAAATATTGCTTGGATTAATTCAGAAGAACTCGAAACCAAAAATAATGAAGAAATTCTTGACAAAATGGTTGATGACGAAAAATTGCATGGTATTTTAGTTCCTGGCGGTTTTGGAGATCGAGGAATCGATGGAAAAGTAAATGCCGTAAGATATGCAAGAGAAAGAAATATTCCTTTTTTAGGAATTTGTCTTGGAATGC
This Methanococcus maripaludis C5 DNA region includes the following protein-coding sequences:
- the pyrG gene encoding glutamine hydrolyzing CTP synthase — protein: MKYIFVTGGVVSSLGKGITSSSLGRLLKARGLNVNMIKIDPYLQIDAGTMSPFEHGEVFVTDDGGETDLDLGNYERFVDIGLKADNNITTGKIYWSVLSKERRGDYLGKTVQVIPHITNEIKDRIKALGKDSDITIIEIGGTVGDIESLPFLEAIRQFKKDVGKENVLYIHVSLLPYIRSAGELKTKPTQHSVKELKGIGIQPDILVCRSEIPISEKIKDKLALFCDVEKEAVIECKDARTIYEVPLNLEKEGLGKLVTEKLNLRDSTPDLTEWRAIVDRIINPMNEITIGIVGKYVELKDSYMSIMEALGHAGAKNDTKVNIAWINSEELETKNNEEILDKMVDDEKLHGILVPGGFGDRGIDGKVNAVRYARERNIPFLGICLGMQCAVIEFARNVCGLKANSTEFDEETEHPVIDYIPEQREITEKGGTMRLGAYPTILTENSLASELYGSINVSERHRHRYEVNPEYHEILKKNGLIISGMSPDGKLAEFIELENHKYFIATQAHPEFKSRPNKPHPLFYGLVKASIEK